The DNA segment TATTTCTAATTTGGCTGCATTTGGGATGGCTGATGTTTTCAGCTTTTCCTTATGAGTCGCATAAAGTCGAGCTGCAGTTTGAAATTTTTCTGATTTATCATAACCTTTTATATAGTTCTTCCTTTTGATCTCATCACTGACCTGATCGCAGTTAGTAAAGTTTTTGCCAGTATCTACAAAATGAAGTAAGATCCAGATTTCAAAACAAGGGTTGTTTTCGAGGATAATTACTCCCTGCTTCTCCGCTTTTTCCTTGTGAAGTTTGTATGCAATTTGTTGGTGATCCTGAATGATTTTGTCCATATCTATAAGCGCATATACTCTGGAATGGTCCTTGCTAAGTTCCATAGCACGATCCAATACACCGATATAACTACCCAGTTTTTTAGGGAAATCAGGAGCTATTGTTAAATTCTTGGGCCTATCTGTCTGTCTTACATCCGCAAAATATATACGTTCTGTCTCACCGTCTCCCACAAGTGCTACAGATGCTCTGACCTTTATTTTGGGTCTTTTGTCTCTCGCCATATTAGGGGTTATTAGGAAGATAAGGTGATCCTAAATTTGGCTTGGCGCCAAGTCTTCCAGCTTTATAAGCATTTATTAAGCTTGCATCTTTCCTTAAGGTTGAGGTGTCAAAATCGGCGGCAGAATATAGTGTTACTTCTCCATCAACACTTTTTTCGCTAAACCAAAGTGCATCCCAGCGGATGAAATCTGTATCAGCCATTAGAGATAAGTTGTGTGTTGTGATTAGAAGTTGAGAGCCATTAGAATTTAATAAAAACATTTGTAGGAAGTATTTCATCAGATCAGGATGAAGTGAGCTTTCCAGTTCATCAATCCATTTAAAATGATTCCCATAAATCAAATCATAGAGTTCTCCTCCAAGGTTAAAGTATTTCTGTGTGCCGCTGCTTTCCTTTTGCAAGGATAGTTTGTATTGCCGACCCTGACTTGTTTGATGTATGAAGTCGATTTCGATTTCAGAATTATCTATAATGGTATTTCTAAGATCTTTAGCCATTTTTGATAAACTCATCTTTAGGCTCAATGCCAGTGTTGGCAATATACTATTTGCATTGAGTATTTTTTTTGCTTGATTTTGCAAGTTAGGTACATGTATGGATAGAATCTGACTGTCGGCCCTATTCATGAAATCATTCATCCAGACCTTAAATTTCTTGTCAGTGTTGATTCTAATTGCATTGGAGTTCGCTGCGTTAATGCCGAATTTAGCATCATTAGCAAAAGTATCATTAGCCCATTTTTTTAGTTTGGACAGTTCATTGATATCCACGTTTGTTTTTGTGAAGGCACCTAGAACACTGTTATTGTGAAGGGTATTGCTTTCCAGAAGATCTTTTTCTCTTGCCGGTGCTTTGATCGTGCTTCCAAATTGAATTTTAGTAAGCAGTTTCTCCATATCTGTTTCCCTGGAAAAGAGTAAAGCAGGTTTAGGTCTTCTGTAAAAATTGAGTTTCTCCTGTATAATAGCTTGCTTATTAAATGTCACCTCGTAAACATATCTAATGCTATTAGAATAAAAAGAGAGTTCAAAAAAGGAATTTATGTCTAATGGGGCTTCACAAAATAAAAATGGGTCGAAATCAAGTTCCTCATCTTTAGTTGTTAGTGGCTCCAATAATAGCTTTTTGAGGAATGCAAATGCATTTAAAATAGTGGTTTTTCCGGATGCATTCGCACCATAAATGTATGCAAGTTTTAATAACCGTCTTCCATCATGCATTTCAATTTCATAAGCATCTTTTTCTATGCCATCAGCCACTTCAAAGCTGATTTCTACTTCATCTTTGATTGGACCAAAATTCCTTATTTTTAGATAATGTATCATTATGATGCCTTGATTTACGGTTTATCTTCAAATTTAGCGATTATATTTGATTTTGAGTAATTGTATTTCTATGCCTATAGATTCTAGAGTATCAATTATTGATGGCTCTTTGTATTTATAAAATTTAAAATATGGTTTCTTCGTTAGAATTTCTGCCATATTCGTAACACCGTGAAATGGGAGTAGATAAACCGCCTTATAATTTTAATGAGGCGGTGTTTTACTTTTATAAAATCTTTAGTTAATTAGGTATATATAAAAATAATCTTTTAAATCCCAATATGGTCTGTTTTGTGGGGTGTGTATTAATTGACTGATTAATAGGTGTTTGTGTTGATTGTTGTGTGGTTTTTTTCGTAACTTTATGTTCATATAGGCTTGTTACCTTTACAGTAGATATGGAGATAGTATCATGGAAATTAACTACACCATTTCTGTGACGGGATTACTAGCGGTTCTGATCCATTACATTTTGAACTGGATTGTTTTTATGCTTTAGAAAAACTTTGCTTGAAAACCAGGATCCTTTCAGTTAAAAGCCTGACGAAATTCCAGCGGCGATAAATTCGTCTTCTTTTTGAAAAGCGTGCTAAAGGATTGCGCGTGCTCAAAGCCTAAGGAATAGGCAATCTCGCTAACCGAAAGACTGGTCGTGGAAAGTTTTTCTTTGGCTTTCGCGATCAGTTTTTCATGAATGTGCTGCTGTGTGTTCTGCCCGGTATGAACCCGAAGCAGGTCACTCAGGTAGTTCGGCGAGAGGTTCATCTGTGCAGCAATATATTGTACCGTGAGCAAACTCTGTACCTCGCTGTTAAAGTAGTCATCGATCAACTGCTCAAACCTCGTCAGCAGCGCTGAATTGTTATTCTTGCGGGTTAAAAACTGCCGCTCATAAAAACGGTTGGAGTATTTTAGCAGGCTCTCGATCTGCGTCAGAATGATCTCCTGGGTATGCTTATCGATATGCTGGCACTCCTTATCAATTTTATGGAGGATCGTGATCAGGTCATCTTCTTCCTCCGCCGACAGGTGCAGCGCTTCATTAACCGCGTAATCGAAAAAACCGTAGTGATGAATGCTGTTCGCCAGTGTATGCTGTAACAGGAAGTCCGGGTGAAAGATCAGGAGATAACCGGACCCGCATTCCATATTTTGCAGGTCCAGTTGTTGCACCTGGTTAGGTGCGGTAAAACTCAATACTCCTTTATCGTAATCATAATGCTGTTGTCCGTACCTGATCTTACCTTTGGCTTCCCGTTTGAGCGCTACACAATAAAAGCGGTTAACGAAACTCTTCCAGATCTCGTCTTCCAAAAAAACACTTTCCGCCAGATTGATCACGCTCACCAGCGGGTGGCGAGGTTCTGTTAAGGACAGCAAACGGTGAAATTCTGATATGGAGTTAATGGCGTTCATAAACAAAACTAATCAATTAAACCCATACTGAACTCATCATAAGGCGCGCCGGTATCCGTACCTAAAGGCACGATGTTTTCCAGTTGTGACAGGTCCGCCGGAGTCAATACAATCGTTGTTGCCGCAATGTTTTGCTCCAGGTACTTCCGGCGCTTCGTTCCAGGAATCGGCAGGATACCTTTGCTCATGATCCAGGCCAAAGCCAGCTGCGAAGAAGTGACCTGCTTAGCTTCAGCCATTGCTTCGATCGCTTTCACCAATTCTATATTCTTGTCAAACTGCAGGCCCTGGAAACGCGGGATTGCCCTGCGGAAATCATGCTCAGGCAAATCATCGATACTTTTGATCTGTCCGGATAAAAATCCACGGCCCAGCGGGGAGTAAGCTACAAAACCGATACCCAGTTCCTTTAAAGTGGCCAAAACCCCACGTTCTTCCACCGTCCGCTCGAACAAAGAATACTCGCTTTGTACGGCGGTGATCGGGTGTACGGCATGTGCCCGCTTAACCGTTTCAGAAGAAACTTCCGACAAACCGATATAACCTACTTTACCTTCCTGAACCAGCTCAGCCATTGCCTCCACTGTTTCCTCGATCGGCGTATTTTTATCCAGGCGGTGCAGGTAATACAGATCAATGTAATCCGTATTCAGATTTTTGAGCGAACGCTCCAAAGATTTCTTTACATAGTCTTTCTTACCATTGATGGCCCAGGTTACCTTATTGTCATCATCGATCTCCCAGCCAAACTTGCTCGCTAAAATATACTGATCACGTTTGCCACTGATCGCTTTAGCGATCAACTGCTCATTCTTCAGCGGTCCGTACAGATCGGCAGTGTCTAAAAAATTACCGCCTAACTCCAGCGAACGTTGGATCGTCGCGATGGCTTCCTGCTCATCCGCAGGACCATACATATGTGCCTTTTCAAAACCCGTCATGCCCATACAGCCCAGGCCGATCACAGGCACAACCAAACCCTGGCTGCCCAATGCTATTTGTTTTATTTCCATGATCCAAAGGTCGCTAAGCCAAATCGTGCGCATGTATGCAAACCCCTGAAGCTTGTAAGCAAATCAAGGAATGATTTTTTATATTTCTTTAGTGTTCTGTTCGATCAGTGCCGCCATCTTTGAATTAAAGGTGGTCAGATCTGTTCCCAGCTTATCAAAGAAATCCATATCGGCGGTTTCTACAGAGACAATGGCTTTTTGCAGTACGCTTTCTCCCTCCGGGGTCAGTCTGATGGTCTTCGCCCTGGTATCTGTTTTATGTTCATGGCGGGTGATGAATTTCTTCTCTTCCAGTGTCCTCAATACTTTTGACACCATCATCCTGTCGGCATTGCCCTGGTTGGCGATATCGACCTGCGTTACCTGATCACTTTCCCTGGATAACCAGGCCAGTGCACAGAGCAGGGCGAACTGGGTATGCGTCAGGTCTAAAGGATCTAAGACCCGCTTTTGTTTCCGCTGCCATAACATGGTGAGCTGTCCGAGCAGATAACCTGGGCTGTCTTCCGGCTTTTTAAAATGAAATTCAATTTTTTTGGACATCGTCTCAGCTTTTCTTGTTGCAGATAAAATTCAGTACGGGAATTAGTTTGATTTTAGAAAGGTGATGTTGTATCCGTCCGGGTCTTTGGCAATCAGGATCCTCCCGAAAGGTGTGGTCTGAACTGGTCCCAATAGTGTTACCTCCTTTGCCAATAACCGGGCCTGCAGGTCCTCTATTTCCTCCTCAATTGCGAACCAGAGTGAAGCACCGACGCCCAGTTCTTTTCCTTCCAGGTTGGCGATGGGCGTTCTGATGGCAAAACTTGCCTCGCCCTTGTTGTAGCTAAAAACACAGGCCTGTGGGTTGGGTATTCCTGCTTCTTCAAAACCTAGTTTTGTGGTGTAAAATTCTTTCGAGGCTTCCAGATCCCTGACTTGCAGGGACGCAAATTCTAATTTTCTCATCGTGGA comes from the Pedobacter sp. FW305-3-2-15-E-R2A2 genome and includes:
- a CDS encoding RloB family protein; protein product: MARDKRPKIKVRASVALVGDGETERIYFADVRQTDRPKNLTIAPDFPKKLGSYIGVLDRAMELSKDHSRVYALIDMDKIIQDHQQIAYKLHKEKAEKQGVIILENNPCFEIWILLHFVDTGKNFTNCDQVSDEIKRKNYIKGYDKSEKFQTAARLYATHKEKLKTSAIPNAAKLEINRNEKGGV
- a CDS encoding ATP-binding protein, which codes for MIHYLKIRNFGPIKDEVEISFEVADGIEKDAYEIEMHDGRRLLKLAYIYGANASGKTTILNAFAFLKKLLLEPLTTKDEELDFDPFLFCEAPLDINSFFELSFYSNSIRYVYEVTFNKQAIIQEKLNFYRRPKPALLFSRETDMEKLLTKIQFGSTIKAPAREKDLLESNTLHNNSVLGAFTKTNVDINELSKLKKWANDTFANDAKFGINAANSNAIRINTDKKFKVWMNDFMNRADSQILSIHVPNLQNQAKKILNANSILPTLALSLKMSLSKMAKDLRNTIIDNSEIEIDFIHQTSQGRQYKLSLQKESSGTQKYFNLGGELYDLIYGNHFKWIDELESSLHPDLMKYFLQMFLLNSNGSQLLITTHNLSLMADTDFIRWDALWFSEKSVDGEVTLYSAADFDTSTLRKDASLINAYKAGRLGAKPNLGSPYLPNNP
- a CDS encoding helix-turn-helix transcriptional regulator, whose translation is MNAINSISEFHRLLSLTEPRHPLVSVINLAESVFLEDEIWKSFVNRFYCVALKREAKGKIRYGQQHYDYDKGVLSFTAPNQVQQLDLQNMECGSGYLLIFHPDFLLQHTLANSIHHYGFFDYAVNEALHLSAEEEDDLITILHKIDKECQHIDKHTQEIILTQIESLLKYSNRFYERQFLTRKNNNSALLTRFEQLIDDYFNSEVQSLLTVQYIAAQMNLSPNYLSDLLRVHTGQNTQQHIHEKLIAKAKEKLSTTSLSVSEIAYSLGFEHAQSFSTLFKKKTNLSPLEFRQAFN
- a CDS encoding aldo/keto reductase yields the protein MEIKQIALGSQGLVVPVIGLGCMGMTGFEKAHMYGPADEQEAIATIQRSLELGGNFLDTADLYGPLKNEQLIAKAISGKRDQYILASKFGWEIDDDNKVTWAINGKKDYVKKSLERSLKNLNTDYIDLYYLHRLDKNTPIEETVEAMAELVQEGKVGYIGLSEVSSETVKRAHAVHPITAVQSEYSLFERTVEERGVLATLKELGIGFVAYSPLGRGFLSGQIKSIDDLPEHDFRRAIPRFQGLQFDKNIELVKAIEAMAEAKQVTSSQLALAWIMSKGILPIPGTKRRKYLEQNIAATTIVLTPADLSQLENIVPLGTDTGAPYDEFSMGLID
- a CDS encoding MarR family transcriptional regulator, which codes for MSKKIEFHFKKPEDSPGYLLGQLTMLWQRKQKRVLDPLDLTHTQFALLCALAWLSRESDQVTQVDIANQGNADRMMVSKVLRTLEEKKFITRHEHKTDTRAKTIRLTPEGESVLQKAIVSVETADMDFFDKLGTDLTTFNSKMAALIEQNTKEI
- a CDS encoding VOC family protein, whose protein sequence is MRKLEFASLQVRDLEASKEFYTTKLGFEEAGIPNPQACVFSYNKGEASFAIRTPIANLEGKELGVGASLWFAIEEEIEDLQARLLAKEVTLLGPVQTTPFGRILIAKDPDGYNITFLKSN